The DNA region CCCTGGGCGAGGTGGACCCGGAGGACTCGGGCTCCCTGGCTGAGCGGATCGAGAGCAACCCCAACTTCACCATGGCCACCGCCGTGGCGCTCATGGCCTTTGTGCTGATCTACGCGCCATGCTTTGTGACTGTCGTAACCATTGCCAAGGAAACAAACTGGAAGTGGGCGATATTCTCAACCGCCTACTCCACTATCATCGGCTTCGTCCTGGCAGTGGTCCTCTACCAGGGCTTAAGCGTGACCTAGCCTCGCGCAGCCTCCTCGACTGCGGACCGGCGATGCGCCGCCGGTCCGCACAATCTTTCACAGCCCGCAGGCGTTCACACCTGCGGGCTGTTCTGGTATAGAGCACAGGGGGTTCCACACTCCAAAGGTACATCCACGCACATGCCATCCTCCCCGAAACGCACCGGCGCCCTGTTCAACGCCGTGGACGCCCTGCTCGCCGCTGCGGCCTATGCCCTGGCCTATCTCGTGCGCTTCGAGGGCGGGGCTCTGCCGGCCGAGCAGTGGACCTATCTTCTGGCCTTCATCGTCCCCTTCACCGCGCTCAAGCTGCTCTTTTTCCGGCTCTTCCACCTGCACCGCGGCATGTGGCGGTTCACCAGCATCCACGACCTCGCAGCCGTGGCCAAGGCCGCCACCCTGGCCTCCCTGGTCATGCTTGCGGCGCTGCTCATCGCCCACCGCTTCCACGGCTTCTCGCGCTCGGTCTTTGTGCTCGACTGGCTGTTCACCATGCTGCTGGTGGGCGGCGTGCGGGTGTTCATTCGCATGGTGGCCGGCATGGGCTGGCCGGATCTCTCGCGGGAGCGGCTCATGCACCTCGCGCGGGGCCGCTGGAGGCCGGCGGCCCGGCGTCGCTGCGTGCTGTTCGGTGCGGGCACTGCGGCCGAGGCGCTGCTGCGCGACATGGAGGACCGCCCCGAGACAGGCATCGAGGTTGCGGCCATCTTTGACGACAACCCGTCCAAGCAGGGGCTGCGGCTGCACGCCGTGCCCGTGGTGGGTGGGCTTGACGACGTGGAGGAGTGGCTTACTACGCAGCGCGCGCCCGTGCAGGAAGCGCTCATCGCCTTGCCGGAAGCCGTGCCCGAGGCCATGCGCCGCGCCGTGGACGTGTGCGAGCGCGCCGGCCTGGGCTACCGGACCATTCCTTCCCTGCACGAGATCGCCCAGGGCCGGGTCACGGTCTCCGCCCTGCGCGAGGTGGACTACCGCGACCTTCTGCCACGCGAGACGGCCCAGCCCGAACGGGAGCGCATTTCCGCCTATCTCACGGGCCGACGGGTGCTGGTCACCGGCGCTGGCGGCTCCATAGGCTCGGAGCTCTGCCGGCAAATCGCCCACTTCGACCCCGCCTCGCTGCTGCTGGTGGAGATGAACGAGTCCAGCCTCTACACCATCGCCATGGAGCTGGAGCACGAACGGGGCTTTACCAGGCACACGCCCTTGCTGGGCACCCTGGCGGACCGCCGGTGGACCGAGTGGGTCTTTGCCGAGCACAAGCCCCACGTGGTCTTCCATGCCGCGGCGTACAAGCATGTGCCCATGCTGGAGCTCCACCCCTGGCAGGCCGTGACCAACAACGTGCTGGCCACGGAGAGCCTGTTGGACATCGCCGACGCCCACGGCGTGGAACGCACCATCATCGTCTCCACGGACAAGGCCGTGAACCCGGCCAACGTCATGGGCGCGACCAAGCGGCTCACCGAACGGTTGATGCAGTGCCGCCGGGGCGGCTCCATGAAGCTCGCCGCGGTGCGCTTCGGCAACGTGCTCGGCTCCTCCGGCTCGGTCATCCCGCTCTTCCGACGGCAAATCGCCCACGGCGGTCCCGTAACCGTGACCCACCCGGAGATGACGCGCTTCTTCATGACCGTGGAGGAGGCGTGCCTGCTCATCCTGCAGGCCGGGGCCATGGGCTCGGCCGGCGAGATCTTCGTGCTCAACATGGGCAACCCGGTGAAGATCATCGACCTGGCGCGAGACCTGATCCACCTCTCGGGCAAAGAGCCGGACAAGGACATCGAGATACGCATCACCGGCCTCAGACCCGGCGAGAAGCTGGCCGAGGAGCTGGTGAGCGCGGACGAGCACGCCGCGCCCTCCGAGCACTCGCAGATCCTTGTCCTGGAGGAGTCCTCCTGCCCGGCGCCCGGGACCTATGCTGATATCCTGACCACGCTGGCCGATGCGGCCGCCCGGCGCGAGCCGGACGAGCTGCGGCGGCTGCTGGCCATGGCGGTTCCGGAGTACCATCCTGCATCCGGCGGCAGTGTCGGCGCAGCGTCGCCCGAGCCGTCAGAATCGCCTGCCTGAACCGCACGATCCGCCGTATCCATTGACCTTCGCCGCTTGGCCCCTCCCTTGCATCTCGCGTGGGCATGGAGTTTCTCGGCATCGCACCAGACACAGTCCTGAGCTTTCTGCTGACCCTCTTCCGGGTCAGCATCGTGCTCTTCATGCTGCCCTTCTACGGCGGGGACACCATCCCGAGATCGGTCAAGGCCGCCCTGACCCTGGTGGTCACGCTGGCGTTCTGGCCGCACCTGTCGCTGCCGGGCTCCGCCTTCCCGACGCACCCTGTCTCCATCATCCTGATGATTCTCGGCGAGGCCGCCATGGGCCTGACCCTGGGGCTCATCGTCCATTTCATCTTCGCCGCCATCCAGACCGGCGGCCAGATCGTCGGCTTCCAGATGGGCTTCGCCATGGTCAACGTGATCGACCCCATCACCGGCACGTCCGAGGCCGTAACCGCCCACTTCTTGTGGATGGTTGCGATGCTCACATTTTTGACATTGGGCGGCCACCTGTATCTTCTGTTCGCCGTGACCAAGAGCTTCGAGCTGGTGCCGCCGGGCAGCCTGTTCATCACGCCTGCCGTTGCCGGGCGGGTTCTCGAGTTCTCCGGGCAGATGTTCATCCTCGCGGTGCGCATTGCCGCGCCGATCATGGTCTCGCTCTTTCTGGTGGACCTGGGCCTGGCCCTGGTCTCCCGCGCGGCTCCGCAAATGAACGTCCTGTTCGTGGGCTTCCCCATCAAGGTTGGCGTGGGCTTCTTCTTCCTGGGCTTGGTTTTCACAATCATTTCCAACTACATGGGCCGCTTCATCGACCAGTTCCTGGCGATCTTCGACTCGCTCATGCGCCTTGCGGCATAGGGTCTCGGCATGCCCCAGCAAGATCCAAGCAGAACAGAAGAGCCGACTCAAAAACGGCTCGACAAAGCCCGCAACGAGGGCAACGTCGCCAAGTCGCAGGAGGTGGGCAAGACCTTTGTGCTGCTGGCCGGCGTGGTCGTTCTCAGGATGTACGTGTCGTACATAGGTGAGGATATGGAGGAGCTCTTCCGCTGGTTCATGGAGACCGCCCCCACCTTCGCGCTGACGCCCGAGAGTCTCTACGCGCTATTCTCCATGATACTCAAAGCCATGGCCGTCATGGTTCTGCCCGTGATGCTCGCCCTGGCAGTCTTCGCCTTCTTCAGCAACTATCTGCAGGTCGGTTCCTTGTGGACCACCAAGGTCTTCGAGCCCAAATTCGGCAAGATGTTCAACGTCGTCGGCGGAATGCAGCGCATTTTCTTCAGCCTCTCCACCCTGGTTCGCCTCTTCAAGTCCATGGGACAGGCCTTGGTCATCGGCCTGGTCGCCTACTACATGGTCAAGGGCAAGCTCTCGGAATCGCTACCCATGTTCTATCAGCCGGCGCGCAATGTGGCTGCTTACATGCTGGACTCCGGCGGAGACATGGTGATCTGGGTGTTGCTGCCACTCTTTATCATCACGGCCCTGGACCTCTGGTACACGCGCTGGGACTACACCGAACAGCTGAAGATGACCAAGGACGAGGTCAAGGACGAGCGCAAGCAGATGGAAGGCGACCCCAAGGTCAAGCAGCAGCAGAAGCAGAAGATGCTCCAGATGTCGAGCCGGCGAATGATGGCTCAGGTGCCCAAGGCCGACGTGGTCGTCACCAACCCCACGCACATCGCCGTGGCCCTGCGCTACGATCCACAAGAGGCGCCTGCGCCGCAGGTTCTGGCCAAGGGCGCGGACGCCGTGGCCGAGCGGATCAAGGAAGTCGCCCGCGAAAACAACGTACCTGTCCGCGAAAACAAGCCGCTGGCACGAGCCTTGTATAGTGCTGTGGAAGTGGGAGATACGATTCCCGAGGAGCTGTACCAGGCGGTGGCCACGATACTCGCGCAGATCTTCAAGAACCGGGGTCAGGCAGGCCCCGTCGGATAACGACAATGAGGTGTCAAAAAGATGGCTGACTACGCAGGCCCCCGCATAAATTACGAGCGTTTCGCCAAACAGGGAGATATTCTCCTTGCCGGCGGCGTGGTGGTCATCCTCTTTGTGATGCTCATCCCGCTGCCGACCATCTTCCTGGACCTCATGCTCTCGCTGTCCATCTCCCTGAGCCTCGTCACACTCATCACTGCGATGTTCATGACGAGCCCCATGGAGTTCTCGGTCTTCCCGTCCCTTTTGCTGGTCATGACACTCTTGCGCCTGGCGCTGAACGTGGCCTCCACCCGACTCATTCTGCTGCACGGCGAAGAAGGCACGGCCGCGGCCGGTAAGGTCATCCAGTCCTTTGGCGAGTTCGTGGTGGGCGGCAACTTCATCATCGGCATCGTCATCTTCGTCATCCTCTTCATCCTGAACAAGGTCGTCATCGTCGCGGGTACCACGCGTATCGGCGAGGTCGCCGCGCGCTTCACCCTGGACGCCATGCCCGGTAAGCAGATGGCCATCGAGGCGGATCTGAACTCCGGCCTCATCGACGAAGAGGAAGCCACCAGACAGCGCGACGCCATCCGTCGCGAGGCCGACTTCTACGGTTCCATGGACGGCGCGGGCAAGTTCGTCCAGGGCGATGTGAAGGCCGGCATGTTCATCACCATCATCAACATCGTAGGCGGCATCCTGCTCGGCACCATGCAACAAGGCATGACCTGGCAGGAAGCGGCGCAGACATACACCCTTTTGACGATCGGTGATGGCCTGGTTTCGACCATTCCCTCGCTGGTCATCTCCACGGCCGCCGGCATCATCGTCTCCCGCTCCGCCTCCGAGGCCAAGATGGGCGAGGAGTTCATCGGCCAGCTGGCCTACAACGCCCGCTCGCTCAAGCTCGTCTCCGCAGTGCTGGCTGTCTTCGCCCTGGTCCCCGGCATGCCCACCATCCCCTTCCTCATCTTCGCCTCGCTCATGTTCGGCGCGGCCAGGCTGGTCAGCAAGGGCAAGATTACCGAGGACGCACCCAGCGCCAAGCGCGCCAAGGAAGGACAGGCTCCCTCGCTGGATTCTCCGGAAGAGGTGCAGAGCCTGCTGCCCCTGGACGCCCTGGAGCTGGAGGTGGGTTACGGCCTGATACCGCTGGTGGACGAGGAACAGAACGGCAACCTGCTCACCCGCATCCGCTCCATCCGCCGGCAGTTCGCCCTGGACATGGGTGTCATCGTTCCTTCGCTGCACCTGCGCGACAACCTGCAGCTCAAGCCCGGCCAGTACACCGTGCTGATCAAGGGCAACGAGGTGGCCTCGGCCGAGATCCTGCTGGACCATCTGCTGGCCATGGACCCCGGCGACGTGAAGCACCGCATCAAGGGCGTGGAGACCAAGGAGCCGGCCTTCAACCTGCCCGCGCTCTGGATTCCGGAGTCGCACAAGGAAGAGGCCATGCTCGCCGGCTACACCGTGGTCGATCCATCCACGGTCATCGCCACGCACCTCACCGAGGTCTTCAAGCGCCAGCTGCACGAGTTCCTGGGCCGCCAGGAGGTGCAGAACCTGCTGGACAACCTTTCCAAGACAGCACCCAAGGCCGTGGAGGACCTGGTGCCCAACGTGCTCTCCCTGGGCACGGTGCAGAAGGTGCTCCAGAACCTCGTGCGCGAGGGCGTCTCCATCCGCGACCTGCTCTCCATCGTGGAGACCCTGGCCGACTACGGCGTGTCTTCCAAGGACCCGGACCAGCTCACCGAATTCGTCCGCGAGAAGCTCTCCCGCACGGTCATCAAGCCGCACCTGGACTCCGAGGGCACTCTGCCCATCATCACCCTGGACCACTCCGTGGAGAAAAGCCTGCAGGAGTCCATCCGCCAGACCGACAGCGGCACCTACCTGGCCATGGAGCCGGGGCTGGCGCACAAGCTCATCAGCAAGATCAACCAGGCCGTGGAGTCCAGCGCCGTGGCCGACGGCCAGCCCGTTCTGCTCACCACGCCCATGGTTCGCGCCCACCTGGCACAGCTGCTCCTGCGTTTCATTCCCACACTCCCCGTCATCTCACAGGCCGAGATACCTTCTGACATCCGCCTGAACTCCGTGAACACTGTGGTACTCGACAATGCGCGTTAAAACCTACCGCGGAACAGACACCCGGAGCGTGCTCGCGCGCATCAGAAGCGAGCTGGGTCCGGACGCCGTGATTCTCTCAACACGATCCTGCAAGGACGACGGCGCCAATGCCTGCGAAATAACCGCCGCCCTGGACGACAGCCCCCCGGCCGGCAAGGCCAGACCCGGCGGCGCCGGCACGGCGGAAAAGCCGGGCGACTCCATCGTTACGGATCTCATCGGTTCGCAGCCGCCGCAGTTCTCGGGCTGGGAGCAGTGGCACCGCGAGTGGCAGTCCATCAAGGAGCACCTGAGCGCGCTGATGAAACCGCAGATGGACCTGGCCCGGCTGACCCCGAGCCAGCGGATGCCCCTGGAGTATCTGGAGCGCGAAGGCGTCTCCACCGAGGTCATTGCCTCTCTCTACCGTTCGCTGCTGCACGACAGGAACGCCTCGGTGCTGGCCCCGCTGGGAAAGCTGACGCCCATGCGGCCGTGGTCCATGGAGGGCTGGCCGCAGAAGGTGCACGGCGTGACCGGACCCCACGGCGTAGGCAAGACCTCCTCGCTCATCCGCATGGCCTTTGCCCTGCGGCACGAGGACCCTACCCTGAAAATACTCATCGTCAACGCGGACACCTCCAAATCCGCAGGCCGCATGCTCCTGCGCCAGTATGCCGAGCTGGCCGAGTTCGAGTACTGCGAGGCGTCCACGGGCCAGGAGTTCATGGAAGCCGCGGCCCAGGCCCGTTCCTTCCACCGCGTGCTGGTGGACCTGCCGGCCCTGGCGCGCGGCGAGAGCCTGGACGAGGTGCTCAACCGCCTGGGCTTCGCCGCCCTGGCCGACGCCGACCCTTCCTGCGGCCACGGCGTCATCCATCTGGCGCTCTCGCCAGTCTACGGCCCCGAGCAGATTTCCGCGTTCACCCGCAGCTATGCATCGGAAAGACTCGCAGGTATCGTCTGGACGAAGCTCGACGAAGCATTTAGTTTCGGATCTATGGTCAACACGGGTGAATCCACCGGCCTGCCCACTGTGGCGCTTTCGTGCGGCTCTGGCCTTCGGGACACCCTGGCCCCGGCGAAGCCTGTCGACTTCTGGCGGCTCGTCTTCAAGCACAGGCTGCCCTGCGCAGAAAAGACCGAGGACCACGCCGGCGTCCGGGACACGGCGTCCACTCCACGTTCAAAGAGGAGCGCGTGTTCGTCATGAGTTCTGAGCTTCCCCTGGTCTTCTCCGTCACCTCGGGGAAAGGAGGCGTTGGCAAGACCAACCTCTCTGCCAACCTTTCCCTGGCCCTGGCCGAGCAGGGCAACCGTGTTGTGTTGCTCGACGCCGACCTGGGTCTGGCCAACGTGGACGTTATCCTGGGCCTCACGCCGGAGCGTAACCTCTTCCACCTCTTCCGCGAGGGCGAGAGCCTGGAGTCCATACTTCTGGACACCGGCTTCGGATTCGATATCCTGCCAGCCTCGTCCGGCGTGTCCGAGATGCTCGAACTCTCCACCGGCCAGAAGCTTGAGCTGCTCGAGTCCATGGACTACCTGGAGGACAAGGTAGACTACCTGGTGGTGGACACCGGCGCAGGCATCAACGACAACGTCATCTACTTCAACCTTGCGGCGCAGGAGCGCATCATCGTGCTCACGCCGGAGCCTACATCGCTGACCGACGCCTACGCGCTGATCAAGGTGCTCAAGCTGGAGCACGGCATGGAGCACTTCAAGATTCTGGTGAACATGGCCAGAACCAAGGACGCCGCCAAGGAAGTCTTCTCGCGGCTCTACCGCGCCTGCGACCACTTTCTGGACGGCGTCTCGCTCGATCTGGTAGGCTCGGTACCGTACGATCCTATGGTCAAAAAGTCGGTTATCCAGCAGACGCCGTTTGTAAAGTATGCGCCGGACTCACCGGCATCCAAGGCTGTGCGCGAAGCGGCCAAACGCATTCAAACTTGGGACGTGGCAACGAATCTCGATGGTAACATCAAGTTTTTCTGGAAAAAACTCCTCTTCCAGCAAGCCTGACGTCAATTCCTGGGAATTGCTCGAATCGGGCGCTGTTGCATGGGAGGATATGGGCGCGGTGGATCGCCGCCACGTCGTCCAGCATTATGCGCCCAAGATCAAGTTCCTTGCGTTGCGTCTGAAGGCCAAGCTGCCCCAGAACGTAGAGCTCGGCGACATCATCTCGTCCGGCACCCTGGGCCTCATGGAAGCGCTCGGCAAGTTCGATCCGGGCCTCGGCATCAAGTTCGAGACCTACGCCGAGAACCGCATCCGCGGCGCCATGCTCGACGAGCTCAGGCGCATGGACTGGTTCTCCCGCGGTCTGCGCCAGCGCGTCCGCACCCTGGAAGACGCCTCCAAGCAGTTCGAGAACCGCCACGGCAAGAAAGCCAGTGAAGAAGAGCTCATGGAGATGACCGGCCTCTCCGAAAAAGAGGTCCGCACCGGTCTTGAGGCGCTGCAGAACCAGCTCTGCCTGGACATCGACGCCATCCAGGAAACTTTCTCCGCCGAAGGCAAGGGCAAGGCCGGCGACGAACCCTACCACACCACGGCCCTGCAGGAGGTGGTGGACAAGGTCGCCCTGCTCATCGAGGAGCTCACACCCCGCGAAAAAATGGTCATGTCCCTCTACTACGGCGACGAGCTCACCATGCGCGAGACCGCCGAGGTCATGAACATCACCGAGGGCCGCGTCTCGCAGCTCCACTCCCAGGCCATGGCCCGGCTCCGCCAGCTCTTCCGCGAACGCTACGGCGCCGATTTCACCCTCTAAGCTCCCCACGGGAGCCCTTCAGTCCATGGCAGATCAGTCAGAACTCCTCTCCGACAACGAGAAAGCGCTCCTCGACACCGAGGAACTGAGCGGCATCGACGACGAACCTGTTGCGCCGGACACGGACAAGGTCGAGCTGGATCTGGAAGACGCGCCGTTTCTCGAAGACGAGGAGGAAGAGGAGGAGGAAGCCGCCGCCACCGGCGAGGAGGAATTCTCCGACCTCGAAGCCGCGCCCAAGAAGTTCGACATCAAGACGCTGATCCGGGACCGCCGCTT from Oceanidesulfovibrio marinus includes:
- the fliR gene encoding flagellar biosynthetic protein FliR; amino-acid sequence: MEFLGIAPDTVLSFLLTLFRVSIVLFMLPFYGGDTIPRSVKAALTLVVTLAFWPHLSLPGSAFPTHPVSIILMILGEAAMGLTLGLIVHFIFAAIQTGGQIVGFQMGFAMVNVIDPITGTSEAVTAHFLWMVAMLTFLTLGGHLYLLFAVTKSFELVPPGSLFITPAVAGRVLEFSGQMFILAVRIAAPIMVSLFLVDLGLALVSRAAPQMNVLFVGFPIKVGVGFFFLGLVFTIISNYMGRFIDQFLAIFDSLMRLAA
- a CDS encoding MinD/ParA family protein; the encoded protein is MSSELPLVFSVTSGKGGVGKTNLSANLSLALAEQGNRVVLLDADLGLANVDVILGLTPERNLFHLFREGESLESILLDTGFGFDILPASSGVSEMLELSTGQKLELLESMDYLEDKVDYLVVDTGAGINDNVIYFNLAAQERIIVLTPEPTSLTDAYALIKVLKLEHGMEHFKILVNMARTKDAAKEVFSRLYRACDHFLDGVSLDLVGSVPYDPMVKKSVIQQTPFVKYAPDSPASKAVREAAKRIQTWDVATNLDGNIKFFWKKLLFQQA
- the flhA gene encoding flagellar biosynthesis protein FlhA — encoded protein: MADYAGPRINYERFAKQGDILLAGGVVVILFVMLIPLPTIFLDLMLSLSISLSLVTLITAMFMTSPMEFSVFPSLLLVMTLLRLALNVASTRLILLHGEEGTAAAGKVIQSFGEFVVGGNFIIGIVIFVILFILNKVVIVAGTTRIGEVAARFTLDAMPGKQMAIEADLNSGLIDEEEATRQRDAIRREADFYGSMDGAGKFVQGDVKAGMFITIINIVGGILLGTMQQGMTWQEAAQTYTLLTIGDGLVSTIPSLVISTAAGIIVSRSASEAKMGEEFIGQLAYNARSLKLVSAVLAVFALVPGMPTIPFLIFASLMFGAARLVSKGKITEDAPSAKRAKEGQAPSLDSPEEVQSLLPLDALELEVGYGLIPLVDEEQNGNLLTRIRSIRRQFALDMGVIVPSLHLRDNLQLKPGQYTVLIKGNEVASAEILLDHLLAMDPGDVKHRIKGVETKEPAFNLPALWIPESHKEEAMLAGYTVVDPSTVIATHLTEVFKRQLHEFLGRQEVQNLLDNLSKTAPKAVEDLVPNVLSLGTVQKVLQNLVREGVSIRDLLSIVETLADYGVSSKDPDQLTEFVREKLSRTVIKPHLDSEGTLPIITLDHSVEKSLQESIRQTDSGTYLAMEPGLAHKLISKINQAVESSAVADGQPVLLTTPMVRAHLAQLLLRFIPTLPVISQAEIPSDIRLNSVNTVVLDNAR
- a CDS encoding polysaccharide biosynthesis protein, whose amino-acid sequence is MPSSPKRTGALFNAVDALLAAAAYALAYLVRFEGGALPAEQWTYLLAFIVPFTALKLLFFRLFHLHRGMWRFTSIHDLAAVAKAATLASLVMLAALLIAHRFHGFSRSVFVLDWLFTMLLVGGVRVFIRMVAGMGWPDLSRERLMHLARGRWRPAARRRCVLFGAGTAAEALLRDMEDRPETGIEVAAIFDDNPSKQGLRLHAVPVVGGLDDVEEWLTTQRAPVQEALIALPEAVPEAMRRAVDVCERAGLGYRTIPSLHEIAQGRVTVSALREVDYRDLLPRETAQPERERISAYLTGRRVLVTGAGGSIGSELCRQIAHFDPASLLLVEMNESSLYTIAMELEHERGFTRHTPLLGTLADRRWTEWVFAEHKPHVVFHAAAYKHVPMLELHPWQAVTNNVLATESLLDIADAHGVERTIIVSTDKAVNPANVMGATKRLTERLMQCRRGGSMKLAAVRFGNVLGSSGSVIPLFRRQIAHGGPVTVTHPEMTRFFMTVEEACLLILQAGAMGSAGEIFVLNMGNPVKIIDLARDLIHLSGKEPDKDIEIRITGLRPGEKLAEELVSADEHAAPSEHSQILVLEESSCPAPGTYADILTTLADAAARREPDELRRLLAMAVPEYHPASGGSVGAASPEPSESPA
- a CDS encoding FliA/WhiG family RNA polymerase sigma factor → MVTSSFSGKNSSSSKPDVNSWELLESGAVAWEDMGAVDRRHVVQHYAPKIKFLALRLKAKLPQNVELGDIISSGTLGLMEALGKFDPGLGIKFETYAENRIRGAMLDELRRMDWFSRGLRQRVRTLEDASKQFENRHGKKASEEELMEMTGLSEKEVRTGLEALQNQLCLDIDAIQETFSAEGKGKAGDEPYHTTALQEVVDKVALLIEELTPREKMVMSLYYGDELTMRETAEVMNITEGRVSQLHSQAMARLRQLFRERYGADFTL
- the flhB gene encoding flagellar biosynthesis protein FlhB, which produces MPQQDPSRTEEPTQKRLDKARNEGNVAKSQEVGKTFVLLAGVVVLRMYVSYIGEDMEELFRWFMETAPTFALTPESLYALFSMILKAMAVMVLPVMLALAVFAFFSNYLQVGSLWTTKVFEPKFGKMFNVVGGMQRIFFSLSTLVRLFKSMGQALVIGLVAYYMVKGKLSESLPMFYQPARNVAAYMLDSGGDMVIWVLLPLFIITALDLWYTRWDYTEQLKMTKDEVKDERKQMEGDPKVKQQQKQKMLQMSSRRMMAQVPKADVVVTNPTHIAVALRYDPQEAPAPQVLAKGADAVAERIKEVARENNVPVRENKPLARALYSAVEVGDTIPEELYQAVATILAQIFKNRGQAGPVG